The DNA window CGCTCGTGCAGGTGGGCCCTGAGCAGCAGGAGCCCAATCGTGGGCAGCAGTACTGGCTGGAGGCGGAGCGCGGCGCGTTGCCGGCGGCCTTTGCAACCGAATCCGACGAGGGGGCGTCGGAACGGGCGTACGTGACGGTGCGGGAGGGGGGCGCGCTTGATCGGCCGCCCCAAGAGGAGCGCGGGGCGTACGTGTTCGACGTGGAGGAGGCGGGGCGGCACCTCATATGGGCGCGCGTACGGGTACCCTCCGATGCACATAACTCCCTCTGGGTTCGCATGGACAGCACCCGATGGATCCGGTGGAACGGAATTGAACAGGGAGAACAGTGGCATTGGGTCCAGGTGCGTGATGCCGACCAGGAGGGACAGCCCGTGGCCTTCGAGTTGTCGGAAGGGCAGCACCGGCTCCAGCTCGGGCCGCGGGAAGATCAGATTGACATTGACCAGCTCGTCGTGACGAACGATTGGCAGTATCGCCCGCCGACAACGGATTCGGACGTCTCGTCCGACCGTGCGCCAACGCAGGTGTGGTTGGAAGCCGAAGAGGGGCAGCTCGAATTGCCCCTTCGCGTCGGGCATAGTCCACAGGCGTCCGGGTGGCAGCACATTGTGGCACAACCCGAAGAGCAGCGTCTCGATGCTCCCCCCGCGAACGGGCGAGTGTCGTACTCCTTCACCGTTCCCCGCTCGGGCACCTATCGCATATGGGGGCGCATCGTCGCCGCCTCAACGGGCAGCGACTCCTTCTGGATTCGCATGGATGAGGGGCGCTGGATTCGATGGAATGAGATTCGGCCGGGGGAGCGGTGGCACTGGGACCAGGTGCACGATGCTGATGCAGAAAACGCTCCGGTCCAGTTTGATTTGGCAGCGGGGACACATCAGCTGACGGTGGCCTATCGGGAGCAGCACGCGAAGCTGGACCGATTGCTTATTACCTCCAGCCCCACGTACCGCCCGCGCGGGACCGGGCGTCGTCCCGAAGGGTCGACTCCGTTCTCCCAGATGCTCCCCCTTTCGAAGGCCACCCTCACGTCTCCAATGGTGCGTGCCGACTCCGCTGCACCCGTTTCTGGGATTGGCGTACCAGATGGCCCTGGGAATGATGCCTACAACAGCGGCCCCGGAGCG is part of the Salinibacter sp. 10B genome and encodes:
- a CDS encoding M56 family metallopeptidase, which translates into the protein MMWAGGVLLFLGRLGVGMVTLWRWRRSTTKLAYDDLVGTLVEQLSLSRSVSVRCSAQAQVPTVWGIWAPTVLLPAEASEWSRARLRSVLLHELAHVKRWDALTHIVSRIARAFFWPNPMVWRAAAQATAAQERACDDTVLLRGGVASWEYAEQLLAVTKTLRRGPVPVDAVALDAGRQFKSRMRALLKSSAPRRRLTRREIGGVCSVGGLFLVAVSLVQVGPEQQEPNRGQQYWLEAERGALPAAFATESDEGASERAYVTVREGGALDRPPQEERGAYVFDVEEAGRHLIWARVRVPSDAHNSLWVRMDSTRWIRWNGIEQGEQWHWVQVRDADQEGQPVAFELSEGQHRLQLGPREDQIDIDQLVVTNDWQYRPPTTDSDVSSDRAPTQVWLEAEEGQLELPLRVGHSPQASGWQHIVAQPEEQRLDAPPANGRVSYSFTVPRSGTYRIWGRIVAASTGSDSFWIRMDEGRWIRWNEIRPGERWHWDQVHDADAENAPVQFDLAAGTHQLTVAYREQHAKLDRLLITSSPTYRPRGTGRRPEGSTPFSQMLPLSKATLTSPMVRADSAAPVSGIGVPDGPGNDAYNSGPGAATWTFTVPREGEYVFWGEVRAPAPNDNSFYVSVDGGKDIAWHIPAPNATTEGWTWDPVSRLKEGEHTDPVIFSLEAGTHQLRLRNREDGTRLRRLRVTNRSATGLRVVRP